The Myripristis murdjan chromosome 6, fMyrMur1.1, whole genome shotgun sequence sequence GAACATCACAGCAGGCATCGTCTTCATGTTGATCTGTCCGAGAGGCAGAAAAGAGACCAACAGTGATGACAACattgttaattaatttatcGAGTCAAAGTTTTAAATTCCAGTGTAATTCACTTCATTCTTTGCAACCAAACTGTCAGTATACATTTTGGAACCATTACTGTGAGCCTGAACGGCTTTAAAACATTCATCATGAGCTGAGAATAACTAACAAGTTGTAATTAAACTTAATGTCCCAGTTATTTTTACATGTGTATGATCCTTCAAtctaaatacacaaaaatgtcatggtttcgcgtttgtgtttttggactcttgtttttctgttttcctgtcgTCCCTCGCCCTGTTCCAATCAgcgatttcacctgtgtctggttagtCTTGTCTGCCCCTCCCAGTGCCGCACCTGTCCTGggtctgtcaattatccctggttgttctgatccctcccagtgtttccctcgacctatcctctgtgttctcctgtctggtgctccagccccttccccaggtgtgtcttgttatcttattagttcttgtgtatttaagtcctgtgttcagttctgtttcttgttcattcattgttttgtctctgctgtcacGTGTGCCCAGTGCTTCCTGCGTTTCCCTAGCTTCCCTAGCACAGCAGAGCGATATTTTCTTTTGGAGAGACTGTGGCCTGCCACTCCATCACACAACCCATTTCTGGGAACCCGTCTAGCCCTGGGAGGTCCACGtagccaccagctggccaggcgCTGGTGTGTTAGCCAGCAGCGTGCTAGCCTCCAGCGTGTTAGCCACCTACATGCTAGCCACCAGCCAGCTTGCCAGCAGCCTAGCTTCCAGACCCAGTCTCCTGTGCTTCAGCAGCAGCGGCCCCAGACTCCTGTGCTTTAGCAGCAGCGGCCCCAGTCTCCTGTGCTTCAGCAGCAGCGGCCCCAGTCTCCTGTGCTTCAGCAGCTCCCTGTTGCCTGTACTGCTGCACCTGTCCCAGTTCATCGTGCTTGTGCTGTTGCCCCACACCCAGTTCctagtgtctgtgctgctgccccAGACGCAGTTCCTAATGCCCAAATCCCAGTACCAACTCCTCGTGTCCATCCTGCTACCCAAGTCCCTGTTCCAGTTCCCCGAGTCTGAGTCCGACTGGTTGCCCCAGCCCATCCCAATtctctgagtctgagtctgactGGCTGCCCAAGTCCCTGTTCCAGTTCcccgagcccgactggctgcccCAATCTCAGTTCCCACTGCCCATGTGACAGCCCCGGTTCCATCCCCCAGGACCCGTGCAGCACTTATCCCGCTCTCCCACGGCCATGCTGCTTCTTTCCAGGCATCCTGCATCACTGGTCCCACTGGCTCATCAACTGTCAAGTAGCCCTCAGTCCATGCTGCCCAGCGtccccgagtccacgctgcccaACTTTGTGGCCAACCTGCGGTGTGGTGCTGCCCACACTGCCACAATCCAAAGAGGTTCAGCTTTGGCCGCCAGCATCGGCGGTGGCTCTACCCTTTATGGCGCCTCCCTATTTCCCAGTCCCCTGGCCGTCTGCGCGAGCGCCGCCCCGTCCTTGGTCATCTGCCCTCCGGCCATCCGCCCGAGCACCGCCCCGTCCTTGGTCATCTGCCCACCCGCCGTCCACCAGACTTCTGGCCTGAGCCttttgttttggcctcctcctccccccgtcttacGACGGCTATCCATCCCCGTGCCCCAGAGGCTTTGTTTGGGACGTAAGGAGCCGTCCCTTGAGGGGGGGGTTCTGTCATGGTTTcgtgtttctgtttttggactcttgtttttctgttttcctgtggtcCCTTGCCCTCTTCCAATCAgcgatttcacctgtgtctggttagtcttgtttgcccctcccagcgCCACACCTCTACTGAGTCTGTCAATTCTCCCTggttgttctgatccctcccagtgtttccctcgaCCTATCCTCTGTCTtctgctccagccccttccccaggtgtgtttttttaggttatcagttcttgtgtatttaagccCTGTGCTCAGTTCTGCTGTCATGTGTTCCCAGTGCTTCTTGCGTTTCCTGcgtttcaaaaaaatatttaatgagcTAGagttcattaaatatttttttcttctgagcTTCATGACTGTTTGCTCCTGTGTTTGGGTCCAACCAGCAAACACAGAATGAACAGACCTATGCTGGACCCAGCGGAgcgatatttttttttttttgagagactGTGACCTGCCACTCCATCACACAACCCATTTCTAGGAACCCTTCTAGCCCTGGGAGGTCCACGTAGCCACCAGCAGAAATGGTAGTTACTGTGTTTAAAAATTTCACAGCCTTTGCATAAAGATTTCAATATAATTACCCATGCCCTTTTCACAATTAGTGACTCgattaattttattgatttgttgcATTTTCCAGTTTGTCTACAGTAATCTGTGCCACTGTTTCACTGCACTAAGCATAtagcagagaggaaaataacTGATTCAATCTATGTGCTGTCTTGTAGTGTGAAGGAGCTGTTCAGAGCAGTGCAATGTGCAGTGCAGCGGCTGGTGAAAATTGCAATATTGGGGAATGAAGGTTCTCACCTCGCCCACTGAGACAGATAGCGTCTGAACAATCTTCTCAtgtgccatggcaaccacacTCTGACCGTTAATCTCAATGATTCTGTGGCCGACACGAACACCACCTCGCTCTGCAATGCCACCCCGCATCAGACTGCAGATCTGAGAAAGTGAAAAACACGGCAAAACAATAAATCTAAAAGGTTaacttaaaatatataattgtatTACTCAGCCATGCTTATTAATACACCGTGGTACTCCATCAGAAAATGACCAACCATGGGTGTTAGCCTAAAGTTTAAACATACTGACATAATCTTCCCAAACTCACAATGCCATTCTGAACGCTGAAGCCGAGCTGGAACTTGAGGTCAGGCCTCTTGATGAGGACAGTGGTGACAGGAGGGCAACTCACAATGCTCAGCTTTACCTTCACCTGATTCTTCAGCCCCtgcaatatgacaaaaaaataccCTCAGACAataattgtacttttttttaaattattgaatTGGTATTAATGTGTGGAATACCAATTTGGATGTTTAGAATTTAGGATTGAATCAAATGTTCATTTGTTGTCCCTACCCACTTTTGACAGGAGGCTGGAGTCTACAGAGGCATGTTTTGGGCAAAAGGAGACAgattgccagtccatcacaggactTACACAGATATTCACTCAAATACTGTAGCAAACACAGAGGAATATGCAAACTAGAAAAGGCCAGGGATTAAACTCAGGTCCCTCTTAGCACGAGGTGCTAACCACCGAGCTACTGTGGTGCTTCTTGAACTGTTTTCTCATCTAATTACTGCAAAAAGACTGTCTATGTACTTGAGTGGATTTCAttattcttttttcagttttggtgaTGCCCCTCAAACAATGCTGTGAGCTAataatttatgtaaaaataaagttgcCTTCCAAACAAGGGGTAGcaggaaaaataaattgaatatGTGCAGAGACTGACTAACATGGGTGGTGCTTGATATACTTAATACCTTGATGATTCCCTGGCAGGTCGCCAGCGGCAGCCCCACCAGGCTGGTGTCATTGATGGACATTATCTGGTCACCAACACTGAGTTTTCCAGAGCGGGCAGCGGGGCCGCTGTTCAGCATGTTGGCCAGGATGACGGTGGGCAGAATGGAGCCCCAGCCAGACTCCACTATCACCACACCAAGGCTCTCCCCTTTCTGCTTCTCCACATACAGCTGGAGGACAAAAAAGGATTTCAGCTCCACCAATCATTTTTAAGCACATTTGGGATTTTAGCTGTCTAGGTTTGAAGCACTTGCCTCATAGGCCACTCTGCCTGAAATGCCAGTATTTTCAATTGGGTTATAGAAATGCAtcaatcaccattcaccattTCACCTGAGGCAAAAGAAAGTGTCAAACCTCTTTACAGTTGTCTGAGTTTGAGAAATGGACGAGGTCGTCGTGATACATTTCCTGGGagttgatgatgtcactgtattGTTTCTGACTCAGATCGGTCGGGTTGATTCCATTGGCTCGGAGGAATTCTCTGTAGGCCACACTAAACGCTTGACCAATGGACTGTGCAATGAGTTGTGCCTACAGGAAGGGGAGGATTTGGGCAAAACTACTCAGCAGAAAGACTATCCCATTTGACAACAACatggaggtgagagagagcacatTAGTTTAAGTGACTACAGAACAAATAACTAAAACACAAGTTAGACAGTCAAGCAGTCAAAGCTAAAAATGTATCAAGGATCTTAAACTTGTTTAAATATTAAGAAGTGCATGGAATTAGCTATATATGTGAGATTAAGCAGCCAACACTCACATCCTCTGATTCAAAGACATAGCAGATCATCCTGTACTGACTCTTCCCTTCAGCAGTAGAGACAGGAGTCTCCGTGCAGTCCTGTGATGTTGCCTGAGACATGCGCCTTCGTGCCATCAGAACCACGATACTGCCAATGTCTGCGATATAGGAGATGGTACGCAAGGCACTGTCCATCATTGTCTCCTATGTGCAGGGAAAAACAACGGACATGAATCACTAAGTCTGTTAAAAGAttcactaaaacaaacaaatacagaggagaggctgattTAAGTCAAAGATCTTTGAGATACTAACCTGTGTGTCAGCATTCAGCACTTTGACTGCCTTAGTGGAGATGAAAAGGTCCACCTCAGTCATCATTTGAGAATCTTCATCTTGACTCTTTGAAATGATAAAGActtaaaatcaatgaaaattactgaaaaatattGTACTGATCAGACATTTCACTCTTCCATTCTAAACCAAATGCTCAATACCAGAGCATTAACAACACTGAAAAGGGAAGATGAGCAAAAAGGCATGTAACAGCTCCACCATGTGGTATAAAATGTCCCTTCAACAATAGGTCAGCAAACATACTGAATGTATACTGTAGGTACATCCATGGGCTTACAAAGCCCCTCTAATTCACTGGAAACTTCAAAGCTGGTACACCAAACAATGTCATTCCTCGGActcgtatttttttttatttaatagaGTTCTTGAACCTATAAACACATGTGTAGTGCTTGGGATTAGTCTGCATGTCCGGCAGTTTGATAGTTACGGCTAAGAAGGATAATCATCTAATGGCAAAAATCCCAGATCTGGATCACCACCAACAATCTAATCAATTGATCCTTGGCCAAAGCCCTATCTGACCACGAAATTTCATGGAAATGCGTTCATAACTTTTTGAAATATCCAGCTGACTGTCAGACAAAAATGCTCAAAGGGGCAAAAACATAGCATCCTTGGCAGTGGTAATTAtttacaaatcaaatcaatggcTCTTGACAACCATCATCCTAAAGCCAGAGATTACCTTGATGCGACTGACAGCTTCCTGGGCCTGGGACATGCGGATGGACTTCGATGGATTCTTATCAGACAACACCTGAGTGCAGCCAAGGTAGTTGGCAGCAAAGATGATCCCATCTATAAGATCTTCTGGCTCACAGGGACCTGGGACTACACCGCAAAACCAAAAGGCcatcaaaaatgttaaaacatgcTGTGAACAGTCATGAATGATTATGAGAACTGTTCAGTCTAAGAATGATTTGATTACCGTCAACAAAGCTGGGAAAAGAAGcagtttcctgtgtttctgtaaaAGTTTAATATAATAATTAGTTTGGTATCACCATCACTTGAAATGCCTATATTTTTTATGCCAGCAATCCTCAAAAAGACATGATAATTGGAATTGAGTTGTACTTCATTCAGTCATATTGTGCCTTATGTACAGTACTTACCAAGGTATACGAAGCAGCATACAATACCTCAATAAAGTTTAGTGTGcacacttaaaaataaaaaaggaaagattGCTGTATCTCCCTGGTTACCCATAAGAGTTAGCTAAACAATGCTGTTGTAATTCTTAGCAGCTGGATTGCATCTTTGTACAATAAAATTGCTTTGTTTAAATTAGCTGTTGTGCAATAAGCCTTTACCTTAGGTGAGTTactgctcctgctctcctctggaGGGACGGGCTCTGGACACTGAGGCCTACTTGGCTGCTCTGGCATGTCCTCAGACATCACGGCCACACTCGGCTTCTCACTCTGCTGTGCACAAACAATGGTTTAATCATGTTTAAACAAGTCTTATAATCATGTGCACAACCTAATCCCGTGGAGAACGGGCCACACAGACCATCTGTGTGGCAAAACGTAATTAAAAtcttcattcagtcattctTAAGCAGAGTGAATGTAGATTGTGCAGACACATTAACAAAGACGTGTCACAGGAGATGAGATACAACAAAACCTGCCCCATTTGCATCAGTTACCTGCTGGGGTTTCTCTGGCCGTCTCTGCTTCTCCTCAAGAGGCTCCCTTTGTTGTTCAGGTGTTTGATAGGGAGCCAGGGATGGTCTGATAACCTTGGGATGGCTCTCCTGGCTGTGAGCAGAGGGACTGGGTCTGGGGGTGGGAGGAGTATCTTTATGATGCTGGGCTTGTTGGGTGTGGGCGTGGGCGTGGGCGTGGGCCTGAGCCTGGGTTTGACGGGGTGGCAGAGGATGATGTGGTTTACTAGAACTAGATCTAGCTTTGGTCCGTACAGCAGCCTTCTTGCAGTCCTTCGAAGCTGTCTTTGGACGTGGTTCAGGGCCACTGCTCATGCATCCTTTGATCCCGGATACGATGTGCTCAACATCTTCTCCTGttcccttcttccctcctttaccctgcctctccttctcctttgaACCTCTCTGAGAAGGCTCACTCCCTAGCTTTTTACTGGCCAAAGGGATATTGTAGTTTCCTGTGATGCGAACACCATCTTCCCTTACTTTATCATCAGCTGCTTTTCTAATCCTGTCATCCTCGTGGCCATGACAAAGGCTAGTCTGCTCTTGAACTGCATTCCATGTCTCCTCTAAGTCCTCTATGAATTTCACCCCATCCAGCACCTCTTCTATTTCATCGGTGTCCTCAAGAAAATACCTGTGCTCCTGGACCTGTTCTACGTCTCCCTCCGCCTCACCCCCAGCAGTCGAGACATGATGTGAACTAAACCTGTCTGTCTTATGGGGCTGTACATCAGGTTGAGAGACTTCACAAATTTCTGTACTATGATGAGACCTGGGGGTGAAGTGGTCAGCAGCACCACAACCCTCATCAGCATCTTCTATTGCGTGCTTTACAAAGCCGCCATCCTCAGGACCATGCTGGTTGTTGTACCTCATGTCCGCTATGCCCTCTCTGTTTAAATGCAGCACCTCATCGTAGTTCTGCTCAACATCAGAGCCTACATTGTCATACTCAGAGCAGGCATCCTCTTCCTGCATGTCCTCAGGACTGGGGTCACAATTCATGAAATAGTGGTTTGCAGAAACAGGAGGATTAAGCTGGTCATTGTTATCATCCTGCCCCTGGAGGCTGCAGTGAGGCTGCTCAGATCCTTCCCTGATCAAACCACTGTGCTCCTCTTGACTGTCTTTTGTGATTCCAGGACTAGGGCAGGGTGGAGGGCTGGGGCCCAGAATTCTGGAAACGGTTCCTGGCCTTTTTCCATGAGCCATAGCTGGCCCTGTAAGCCGACAACCATCAGCCCTGTGAAGATTTAAAATGTCCAAAATTAGCTTTTCTTGATGGTTGTATTATGCACTGTATAAAGGTACACAAGATAAACCTCCAAAAAGACCAGCACTGACACACTCAACCCTTTAACATTTAGATTAGATGCCTGATGGTCATGTAGACTTATTGTGGTGTAGACTCATGTCTTCTGAGGAAACTATTTATGAGTTAGTGCAATTTTGACATCTGAACTGCACATCTAAATGGATGCTTGCCCTGGATTACGGCACAATCGATTGTAACATTACATACTGTGAGCTGGTAAATTAATAGGCTATGGTACAATGTAATAGGCACGGGAACACAGccaacaggaggaaaaaaggtATGCTTTAGCAGTTTTGGTTTATAAAGAATAATAACCAATAATAAgccttaaaatataataatatgattCTAAATCTTGTAATAAAGGGTTCAAGAGTTGATTAGGTTGTGAGGAATCCGTGTAAAGGAGGTTAGGACACTTGAAGGGTTATCAGATATGTCTAAGGCCTATCACACAGTACTCTTACACCCCGCCCAACCCAAACATGTGAGCACCATCACGCTCATCAAAACATGAAGAGTGCATGAATGGTGCTGACATGGCAAATCGTTTCGATTGGGCTCTCCAGGCATGATTTAGAGTTAAACCCACTACAGAATTAAATCCCAGCTGTTGTCAACGTTAATCATCTGATAACGCATCCGAGATTATGCAATGACAATGAGCACCTATAATCCACTCCCATCTCCCCCCATAACATAggctacacacatacacaaatgtacaACACGCGGTGCTAAACATGacctgtccatggtgctgaactggcaattaaaaaaaatagcctcGTTGTTTTGGAAAGCATTATTTGAGATGCCACGCATTTTTGCGATGCCTTTGACTAATTTGTGATGAGATTTTACTTATCATTACGCCAAACTTTTGCCGCAACTGCAGGGGTGTTGTGGATCCTCCGCTTCCCTCACAAGTGGACACCGCATTCTCATAAGCCTAAATATCGATATGATAAtcggatgtgtttttttctgcacccAGCACCCATTGCTGGCGCAGGGTGATGGTGCCGAGCCCTTGCatggactctttttttttttttttttttttttcaacatctgAAATCATCATATTGTCCTCCTGGTGCAGTCGACCTTCACTTGAAACATCTAGACTGCACCATGCTGACATCCTACTTATAGGCTGGTGTTGTACCATACGTGCATACCCAGCACTATTGTCTTTGGTTGTACTGTCGCAAGCCGGTCAGGCCCATGCATCTCTATaataatgctgctgtttttgcacCTAAATAATCATACGTGCCACTTACCAACATCGATCTTGTCGGTGACCCTCCTCCCTTTAAAAAGGCTTGTGTGCCGATCAGATTGCTCCGTAATGGTGATTTTTGAATAAAAGCTACCAGCCCAGGAACCTGTGTAGaaaataccccccccccccttttctctGTGCTCACCACTCTGCTCCccaagacaaaaacactgagggGTCATGTGTGCAAcgataaattaaaaatattgttcaaaaatatatacattccATTTAAAAGACCATTTGCCTTTAAGAACTGTGAAAAGCATgctataatttaattatttgaaaaaaaaaaaaaaaaaaaaaaaaaaaaggtcaaatgtaaTGAAGTCATTAGAGATAGCCTAATACAGGGGCCGGCGGTGACATTCTTAATGATTTTTTGCTTATATCTGTTTCACCATTACTCCACACTTAGTTATTCACAAGCACTAAAAATACATGTTTCATATGTAGAGGCTTAGTGTTTCATTTGTTCAAAACTAATTTCAGTCTGAAAATACATTTACGCGAGGAAATATCGATGTGGCTGTGATCGATTACCACATTCTGTGATTGTTTCTGTGATCTGCTGGTTGAGCCTGTGAAGCGGTACAGCACAGAGAAACAAGCGGCGACTCAGCATGTGGCTGCAGcggtatttttgttttgatttgtgctgtattttcatCATGCCGGCGATCCACCGACAGCCTGAGCGTTTGCCAGATGTGAGGCGATTTGATGAGAtgtttttctgaatgtttggtGTGTTAGGTTAGCTTTTCAGCCGGCTAAACGTTAGCATCCCTCTCCACTTTGCTAACTAACTCCAGTGTTACTCAGCGGATGCAATAAATTAAATGCATGCTCCTGATTTCATCGAACAACGCCCTTAATGCCTTCACCATGACTGAGAGAGCAAACAAGGGCAAGCACCAGCGGAGTTTATCCGTGtccaagaacaagaagaaaggAAATGTTAAAtctgctatttctgctggagctgcagccaCTCCGATCACCTCGTTCTTCTCCAACCAGCCTCCACCCAAGCTGGCCTGTCCTCTGTGCGGCCAGTTCGTACCAAGGTACACAATCAATGAACACATCGATTTGCAGTGTCAGAAGTTTGATAGAGAAAACAGC is a genomic window containing:
- the apba2a gene encoding amyloid-beta A4 precursor protein-binding family A member 2 is translated as MAHGKRPGTVSRILGPSPPPCPSPGITKDSQEEHSGLIREGSEQPHCSLQGQDDNNDQLNPPVSANHYFMNCDPSPEDMQEEDACSEYDNVGSDVEQNYDEVLHLNREGIADMRYNNQHGPEDGGFVKHAIEDADEGCGAADHFTPRSHHSTEICEVSQPDVQPHKTDRFSSHHVSTAGGEAEGDVEQVQEHRYFLEDTDEIEEVLDGVKFIEDLEETWNAVQEQTSLCHGHEDDRIRKAADDKVREDGVRITGNYNIPLASKKLGSEPSQRGSKEKERQGKGGKKGTGEDVEHIVSGIKGCMSSGPEPRPKTASKDCKKAAVRTKARSSSSKPHHPLPPRQTQAQAHAHAHAHTQQAQHHKDTPPTPRPSPSAHSQESHPKVIRPSLAPYQTPEQQREPLEEKQRRPEKPQQQSEKPSVAVMSEDMPEQPSRPQCPEPVPPEESRSSNSPKETASFPSFVDVPGPCEPEDLIDGIIFAANYLGCTQVLSDKNPSKSIRMSQAQEAVSRIKSQDEDSQMMTEVDLFISTKAVKVLNADTQETMMDSALRTISYIADIGSIVVLMARRRMSQATSQDCTETPVSTAEGKSQYRMICYVFESEDAQLIAQSIGQAFSVAYREFLRANGINPTDLSQKQYSDIINSQEMYHDDLVHFSNSDNCKELYVEKQKGESLGVVIVESGWGSILPTVILANMLNSGPAARSGKLSVGDQIMSINDTSLVGLPLATCQGIIKGLKNQVKVKLSIVSCPPVTTVLIKRPDLKFQLGFSVQNGIICSLMRGGIAERGGVRVGHRIIEINGQSVVAMAHEKIVQTLSVSVGEINMKTMPAVMFRLLTGQETPIYI